In the Pseudostreptobacillus hongkongensis genome, one interval contains:
- the rpsS gene encoding 30S ribosomal protein S19 yields MARSLKKGPFADHYLFKKVEAQGTNKAVIKTWSRRSTIFPQFIGYTFAVYNGKKHIPVYVTEEMVGHKLGEFAPTRTYHGHGKDKKK; encoded by the coding sequence ATGGCTCGTTCATTAAAAAAAGGACCTTTTGCTGATCATTACTTATTTAAAAAAGTAGAAGCTCAAGGGACAAACAAAGCGGTTATTAAAACTTGGTCAAGAAGATCAACAATATTTCCACAATTTATAGGATATACATTTGCAGTATATAACGGTAAAAAACATATACCTGTATATGTAACAGAAGAAATGGTAGGACATAAATTAGGAGAATTTGCTCCAACAAGAACATACCATGGACATGGTAAAGATAAAAAGAAATAA
- the rplV gene encoding 50S ribosomal protein L22, with protein sequence MPAVAKLRYQRLSPQKARLVADLVRGKNALEALNILRFTNKKAAPLIEKTLRSAIANAEHNLGLNSETLYVSKVLIDKGPVLKRMNPRAMGRADIIRKPLAHITVEVDAK encoded by the coding sequence ATGCCAGCAGTAGCTAAATTACGTTATCAAAGATTAAGCCCTCAAAAAGCAAGATTAGTTGCAGATTTAGTAAGAGGTAAGAATGCATTAGAAGCATTAAACATTTTAAGATTTACAAATAAAAAAGCAGCTCCTTTAATAGAAAAAACTTTAAGATCAGCAATTGCAAATGCTGAACACAATTTAGGATTAAATTCAGAAACTTTATATGTTTCAAAAGTTTTAATCGATAAAGGACCAGTATTAAAGAGAATGAACCCAAGAGCAATGGGAAGAGCAGACATAATAAGAAAGCCACTTGCACATATAACTGTTGAAGTGGATGCTAAATAA
- the rpsC gene encoding 30S ribosomal protein S3: protein MGQKVDPRGMRIGIVKTWDSKWFAKKGKEYLNNFHEDLKIREYIKKNYYQAGISSIAIERVSDRELTVIISTGKAAVLIGRKGAEITALKGQLEKMTGKKVFVKALEIKNPNKDAQLVAESIATAIEKRVAYKRAVQQAIQRAEKAGVLGIKVMTSGRLNGAEIARSEWTLSGRVPLHTLRADVDYATATAHTTYGALGIKVWIFNGEVLPSKKEGGDQ from the coding sequence GTGGGACAAAAAGTAGATCCTAGGGGTATGAGAATCGGAATCGTAAAAACATGGGATTCAAAATGGTTCGCTAAAAAAGGAAAAGAATATTTAAACAATTTTCACGAAGATTTAAAAATAAGAGAATATATTAAGAAAAACTACTACCAAGCAGGAATTTCTTCAATTGCTATTGAAAGAGTTTCAGACAGAGAGTTAACAGTGATAATTTCAACTGGTAAAGCTGCTGTATTAATAGGTAGAAAAGGTGCTGAAATAACAGCGTTAAAAGGACAATTAGAAAAAATGACAGGGAAAAAAGTTTTTGTTAAAGCTTTAGAAATTAAAAACCCTAATAAAGATGCACAATTAGTTGCAGAAAGTATTGCAACAGCAATAGAAAAACGTGTTGCTTATAAGAGAGCAGTACAACAAGCTATTCAAAGAGCAGAAAAAGCTGGAGTATTAGGAATTAAAGTAATGACTTCAGGAAGATTAAATGGAGCAGAAATAGCTAGAAGTGAATGGACATTATCAGGAAGAGTACCATTACACACTTTAAGAGCAGATGTTGATTATGCAACAGCAACAGCTCATACAACTTACGGAGCTTTAGGGATCAAAGTATGGATCTTTAATGGTGAAGTTTTACCTAGTAAGAAGGAAGGGGGAGACCAATAG
- the rplP gene encoding 50S ribosomal protein L16 yields the protein MLIPKRTKYRKQFRGSMGGIATKGNYVAFGDFGLAAKEFGWITSRQIEACRVTINRTFKREGKIWIRIFPDKPYTKRPEGTRMGKGKGNAEGWVAVVKKGKVMFEVGGVSEEKAKEALRKAGHKLPIKVKFIRREEVGGDK from the coding sequence GTGTTAATACCTAAGAGAACTAAGTATAGAAAACAATTTAGAGGAAGCATGGGTGGAATTGCAACTAAAGGGAACTACGTAGCATTCGGTGATTTCGGATTAGCTGCTAAAGAATTTGGTTGGATTACATCAAGACAAATAGAAGCATGTAGGGTTACAATAAATAGAACATTTAAGAGAGAAGGAAAAATCTGGATCAGAATTTTCCCAGACAAACCTTATACTAAGAGACCTGAAGGAACAAGAATGGGTAAAGGTAAAGGTAATGCTGAAGGTTGGGTAGCAGTAGTTAAAAAAGGAAAAGTAATGTTTGAAGTTGGTGGAGTATCAGAAGAGAAAGCCAAAGAAGCATTAAGAAAAGCTGGACACAAACTACCTATCAAAGTTAAATTCATAAGAAGAGAAGAAGTAGGTGGTGATAAGTAA
- the rpmC gene encoding 50S ribosomal protein L29: MTVKEVRDLDLNQLESQVKELKHELFNLKLQKTLGQLQNTAQIKKVRRDIARMKTILTEKTGK, translated from the coding sequence ATGACAGTTAAAGAAGTTAGAGATTTAGATTTAAATCAATTAGAATCACAAGTAAAAGAATTAAAACATGAATTGTTTAATTTAAAGCTACAAAAAACTCTTGGACAATTACAAAACACAGCTCAAATTAAAAAAGTAAGAAGAGATATAGCTAGAATGAAAACAATTTTAACAGAAAAAACTGGAAAGTAG
- the rpsQ gene encoding 30S ribosomal protein S17 produces the protein MERNERKVREGIVVSDKMDKTVVVVENTMKLHKLYKKRVKTSKRYKAHDEQNECRIGDKVRIMETRPLSKDKTWRVVEILERAK, from the coding sequence GTGGAAAGAAATGAAAGAAAAGTCAGAGAAGGAATCGTAGTTTCTGATAAAATGGATAAAACAGTAGTAGTTGTTGAAAATACAATGAAACTTCATAAATTATATAAGAAGAGAGTTAAAACTTCTAAGAGATATAAAGCACATGATGAGCAAAATGAGTGCCGTATCGGAGATAAAGTAAGAATAATGGAAACAAGACCTTTAAGTAAAGATAAAACTTGGAGAGTAGTTGAAATATTAGAAAGAGCAAAATAG
- the rplN gene encoding 50S ribosomal protein L14 → MVQQQSILNVADNTGAKKIMVIRVLGGSKRKFGRIGDVVVASVKEAIPNGNVKKGDVVKAVIVRTKKETRRLDGSYIKFDDNAGVILNQALEMKGTRIFGPVARELRAKNFMKIVSLAPEVL, encoded by the coding sequence ATGGTTCAACAACAAAGTATACTTAATGTTGCTGATAATACAGGAGCTAAAAAGATCATGGTTATCAGAGTATTAGGTGGATCAAAAAGAAAATTCGGAAGAATAGGTGACGTTGTTGTAGCATCTGTTAAAGAAGCTATACCTAATGGAAATGTAAAAAAAGGTGACGTTGTAAAAGCAGTTATAGTAAGAACTAAAAAAGAAACAAGAAGATTAGACGGTTCATATATAAAATTTGATGATAATGCAGGGGTTATCTTAAACCAAGCATTAGAAATGAAAGGGACAAGAATTTTTGGACCAGTTGCAAGAGAATTAAGAGCTAAGAACTTTATGAAAATAGTTTCATTAGCACCAGAAGTACTTTAG
- the rplX gene encoding 50S ribosomal protein L24, translating into MIKSKIKSVPKKLHVKTGDTVVVISGRSSNDKRSDKSSQMGDKGKIGKVLKVFPKLGKIVVEGVNVKKKHLKPTQMNTQGEIVEREVPIFSSKVMLWDESVKSATRVRYEVKDGKKVRISVKSGKEI; encoded by the coding sequence GTGATTAAATCTAAAATAAAATCAGTTCCTAAAAAATTACACGTTAAAACTGGAGATACAGTAGTAGTAATTAGTGGAAGAAGTAGCAATGATAAAAGAAGTGATAAATCATCTCAAATGGGAGATAAAGGAAAAATAGGAAAAGTTTTAAAAGTCTTTCCTAAATTAGGGAAAATAGTTGTTGAAGGTGTTAATGTTAAGAAAAAACATTTAAAACCAACTCAAATGAACACACAAGGTGAGATTGTTGAAAGAGAAGTACCTATTTTCTCATCTAAAGTAATGTTATGGGATGAAAGTGTTAAATCTGCTACAAGAGTTAGATATGAAGTTAAAGACGGTAAAAAAGTAAGAATATCAGTTAAATCTGGTAAAGAAATATAA
- the rplE gene encoding 50S ribosomal protein L5 — translation MSEKYMPRLQKAYKEVMVSALMKELGLSNIMEVPKLDKIIVNMGLGDAVSNPKLIDVAVKELAQITGQKPVARKARKSEAGFKLREGQLIGAKVTLRKEKMYEFLDRLVSVTLPRVRDFEGVSNKGFDGRGNYTLGLKEQIIFPEIEIDKVDKVLGMGITFVTTAKNDEEGRALLKAFGMPFAK, via the coding sequence ATGTCTGAAAAATATATGCCTAGATTACAAAAAGCATACAAAGAAGTAATGGTATCAGCATTAATGAAAGAATTAGGACTTTCAAACATCATGGAAGTACCAAAATTAGATAAAATTATAGTAAATATGGGACTAGGAGATGCAGTTAGCAATCCTAAATTAATAGATGTAGCTGTTAAAGAATTGGCACAAATCACAGGACAAAAACCAGTTGCAAGAAAAGCTAGAAAATCTGAAGCTGGGTTTAAATTAAGAGAAGGTCAATTAATAGGAGCTAAAGTAACTTTAAGAAAAGAAAAAATGTATGAATTCTTAGATAGATTAGTAAGCGTTACTTTACCAAGAGTAAGAGACTTTGAAGGAGTTTCTAACAAAGGATTTGATGGAAGAGGTAACTATACTTTAGGGTTAAAAGAACAAATAATCTTCCCTGAAATAGAAATTGATAAAGTTGATAAAGTTTTAGGAATGGGAATTACATTCGTAACAACTGCTAAGAATGATGAAGAAGGAAGAGCATTATTAAAAGCATTTGGAATGCCTTTTGCTAAATAA
- the rpsN gene encoding 30S ribosomal protein S14 codes for MAKKAMVQKNLKVAKTIDKYAEKRAELKERARKGDREAILELSKLPRNASPTRLRNRCQVNGRPRGYMREFGISRVMFRQLAGEGLIPGVKKSSW; via the coding sequence ATGGCTAAAAAAGCAATGGTTCAAAAGAACTTAAAAGTAGCAAAAACAATAGATAAATATGCTGAAAAAAGAGCAGAATTAAAAGAAAGAGCTAGAAAAGGTGATAGAGAAGCTATATTAGAATTATCTAAATTACCTAGAAACGCATCACCTACTAGATTAAGAAATAGATGCCAAGTTAATGGTAGACCAAGAGGATACATGAGAGAATTTGGAATATCTAGAGTAATGTTTAGACAATTAGCAGGTGAAGGATTAATACCTGGAGTTAAAAAATCAAGTTGGTAA
- the rpsH gene encoding 30S ribosomal protein S8 — protein sequence MHLTDPIADMLTRIRNANIAKHTSVAIPFSKIKESIANILKNEGYISEYEIKEEGTKKDIVVTLKTVDGEAVIKGLKRISKPGRRVYSSVENLPKVLGGLGIAIVTTPKGVLTDKECRKQSVGGEVLCYVW from the coding sequence ATGCATTTAACAGATCCTATTGCAGATATGTTAACAAGAATTAGAAATGCTAATATTGCAAAACATACAAGCGTTGCAATTCCATTTTCTAAAATAAAAGAAAGTATCGCAAATATATTAAAAAATGAAGGATATATATCAGAATACGAAATAAAAGAAGAAGGAACTAAAAAAGATATAGTAGTTACTTTAAAAACTGTTGATGGTGAAGCAGTTATTAAAGGATTAAAAAGAATTTCTAAACCTGGTAGAAGAGTGTATAGCTCAGTTGAAAACTTACCTAAAGTTTTAGGAGGTTTAGGAATTGCTATCGTTACTACACCTAAAGGTGTTTTAACTGATAAAGAATGCAGAAAGCAAAGTGTTGGTGGAGAAGTTCTTTGCTACGTTTGGTAG
- the rplF gene encoding 50S ribosomal protein L6, with protein MSRVGKKPITIPSGVEITNVGNVYTVKGPKGTLLRELSPEIKVNIENNEITFERPNDLPNIRALHGTTRANVNNMVVGVSSGFSIKLELVGVGYRVSANGKGLTLALGYSHPVEIAPIEGINFVVEGNTKITVEGIDKQLVGQVASDIRAKRAPEPYKGKGVKYADEKIRRKEGKKG; from the coding sequence ATGTCAAGAGTAGGTAAAAAACCTATAACTATACCAAGTGGTGTAGAAATTACAAACGTTGGTAATGTATATACAGTTAAAGGTCCAAAAGGAACTTTATTAAGAGAATTATCTCCTGAAATTAAAGTAAACATTGAAAACAATGAAATAACTTTTGAAAGACCAAATGATTTACCAAACATAAGAGCATTACACGGAACAACTAGAGCAAATGTTAACAACATGGTAGTTGGTGTAAGTTCAGGATTTAGTATTAAATTAGAATTAGTAGGGGTTGGATACAGAGTATCAGCAAATGGTAAAGGATTAACTTTAGCATTAGGATATTCACATCCAGTAGAAATTGCTCCAATAGAAGGAATTAATTTCGTAGTTGAAGGAAATACAAAAATAACAGTAGAAGGAATTGACAAACAATTAGTTGGTCAAGTTGCTTCAGATATAAGAGCTAAGAGAGCACCAGAACCTTATAAAGGTAAAGGGGTTAAATATGCTGATGAGAAGATAAGAAGAAAAGAAGGTAAGAAAGGATAG
- the rplR gene encoding 50S ribosomal protein L18 — MIKKVDRNLARVRKHKSIRSKISGTAERPRLTVFRSLNNIFTQIIDDTTGKTLVSASTIEKGNKVENGSNLEAAKLIGTRIAEKAKAAGITKVVFDRSGYIYTGRVKALADAAREAGLEF, encoded by the coding sequence ATGATTAAAAAAGTAGACAGAAATTTAGCTAGAGTAAGAAAACATAAAAGTATAAGATCTAAAATCAGTGGAACTGCTGAAAGACCAAGACTTACTGTATTTAGAAGCTTAAACAACATCTTCACTCAAATCATAGATGATACAACAGGAAAAACTTTAGTTTCTGCTTCAACTATTGAAAAAGGAAATAAAGTAGAAAATGGTTCTAACTTAGAAGCTGCAAAATTAATTGGTACAAGAATAGCTGAAAAAGCTAAAGCAGCAGGAATCACAAAAGTTGTATTCGATAGAAGTGGATACATCTACACAGGACGTGTAAAAGCATTAGCAGATGCTGCAAGAGAAGCAGGATTAGAATTCTAA
- the rpsE gene encoding 30S ribosomal protein S5 yields MLAREVKNNEYKEKLLRISRVSKTVKGGRRISFSVLAAVGDENGKVGIGLGKANGVPEAIRKAIAGAKKNMINVSLKGGTLPHEQLGKFNATTVLLKPASKGTGVIAGSATREILELVGVTDVLTKIRGSKNKDNVARATLDGLKKLRSIEQVAKLRGKTVEEIIG; encoded by the coding sequence ATTTTGGCAAGAGAAGTTAAAAATAACGAATACAAAGAAAAACTTTTAAGAATTAGTAGAGTTTCTAAAACTGTTAAAGGGGGAAGAAGAATTTCATTCTCAGTCCTTGCAGCAGTTGGAGACGAAAACGGAAAAGTTGGAATAGGATTAGGTAAAGCAAATGGAGTACCTGAAGCTATAAGAAAAGCTATTGCAGGTGCTAAGAAAAACATGATAAACGTTTCATTAAAAGGTGGAACTTTACCACATGAACAATTAGGTAAATTTAATGCAACAACAGTTTTATTAAAACCAGCATCAAAAGGGACTGGGGTTATAGCTGGGTCTGCAACAAGAGAAATCTTAGAATTAGTTGGTGTAACTGACGTATTAACTAAGATCAGAGGATCTAAAAATAAAGATAATGTTGCAAGAGCTACATTAGATGGATTAAAGAAATTAAGATCTATTGAACAAGTTGCTAAACTTAGAGGTAAAACTGTAGAAGAAATAATAGGATAG
- the rpmD gene encoding 50S ribosomal protein L30 → MTKVNITLVKGINGRKPNHIATIKSLGLRKIGQTVEHNLTADIEGKIKLVSYLVKVEEV, encoded by the coding sequence ATGACTAAAGTAAATATAACACTTGTAAAAGGAATTAATGGAAGAAAACCTAACCATATCGCAACAATTAAATCTTTAGGTTTAAGAAAAATCGGTCAAACAGTTGAACACAACTTGACTGCAGATATAGAAGGTAAAATTAAATTAGTTTCTTATTTAGTTAAAGTAGAGGAGGTTTAA